From Cronobacter turicensis z3032, the proteins below share one genomic window:
- the pbpG gene encoding D-alanyl-D-alanine endopeptidase codes for MASGSAMIVDLRTNEVLFSSHPDLVRPIASITKVMTAMVVLDASLPLDEMLTVDISHTPEMKGIYSRVRLNSQISRKNMLLLALMSSENRAAASLAHHYPGGYDAFIRAMNAKAKALGMRNTRFVEPTGLSIHNVSTARDLTKLLIATKQYPLIGQLSTTREEMATFANPAYTLPFRNTNHLVYRDNWNIQLTKTGFTNAAGHCLMMRTLIKNRPVTLVVMDAFGKYTHFADASRLRTWLETGKAQPVPEAALSYKRQKAAQMANNSVE; via the coding sequence ATTGCTTCCGGCAGCGCCATGATAGTCGATCTGCGCACCAATGAAGTGCTGTTCTCAAGCCACCCGGATCTGGTGCGCCCGATCGCGTCGATTACCAAAGTGATGACCGCGATGGTCGTGCTCGACGCCAGTCTGCCGCTGGATGAGATGCTGACGGTGGATATCAGCCATACGCCGGAAATGAAAGGGATCTATTCGCGGGTGCGCTTAAACAGCCAGATCAGCCGTAAAAATATGCTGCTGCTGGCGCTGATGTCGTCGGAAAACCGCGCGGCGGCAAGCCTCGCGCATCACTACCCGGGCGGCTACGACGCGTTTATTCGCGCCATGAACGCCAAAGCGAAAGCGCTCGGCATGCGCAACACGCGCTTTGTGGAGCCGACGGGGCTGTCCATCCACAACGTCTCTACCGCGCGCGATCTCACGAAGCTGTTAATCGCGACCAAACAGTATCCGCTGATTGGCCAGCTCAGCACCACGCGCGAAGAGATGGCGACGTTCGCGAACCCGGCGTATACGCTGCCGTTTCGTAACACCAACCATCTGGTCTACCGCGATAACTGGAATATCCAGCTGACCAAAACCGGGTTTACCAACGCGGCGGGGCATTGCCTGATGATGCGTACGCTGATTAAAAACCGCCCGGTCACGCTGGTGGTGATGGACGCCTTTGGCAAATACACTCACTTTGCTGACGCCAGCCGTCTGCGTACCTGGCTTGAAACCGGCAAGGCGCAACCGGTGCCTGAAGCGGCGCTGAGCTATAAGCGCCAGAAAGCGGCGCAAATGGCCAATAACAGCGTCGAATAA
- the yohF gene encoding Uncharacterized oxidoreductase yohF, with amino-acid sequence MSSANKVAIVTASDSGIGKKCAVFLAKQGFDIGITWHSDDKGAKETAQEVESLGRRAELIQLNLSHLPEGANAIQTLIDRFGRIDALVNNAGAMIKKPFLEMTFDEWRSIQTVDVDGAFLCSQIAAKAMVKQGQGGRIVNITSVHEHTPLPEASAYTAAKHALGGLTKSMALELVEHNILVNAVAPGAIATPMNDMEEGDAKPGSMPNIPIARPGETDEIASIVAWLCSEGATYTTGQSFIIDGGFTLANPQFKPKA; translated from the coding sequence ATGAGTTCTGCAAACAAAGTGGCCATCGTCACCGCGTCAGATTCAGGCATCGGCAAGAAGTGTGCGGTTTTTCTCGCAAAGCAGGGGTTTGATATCGGCATTACCTGGCACAGCGATGATAAAGGCGCGAAAGAGACCGCGCAGGAAGTCGAAAGCCTGGGGCGGCGCGCCGAGCTTATCCAGCTCAACCTCAGTCATCTGCCGGAAGGCGCGAACGCCATCCAGACGCTTATCGATCGCTTCGGCCGTATCGACGCGCTGGTGAATAACGCGGGCGCGATGATCAAAAAGCCGTTTCTGGAGATGACGTTTGATGAGTGGCGCAGTATCCAGACGGTGGACGTGGACGGCGCGTTCCTGTGCTCGCAAATCGCCGCCAAAGCGATGGTGAAGCAGGGGCAGGGCGGGCGCATTGTGAATATCACCTCGGTGCATGAACATACGCCGCTGCCGGAGGCGAGCGCTTACACCGCTGCTAAACATGCGCTCGGCGGCCTGACCAAATCAATGGCGCTGGAACTCGTAGAGCATAATATTCTCGTGAATGCCGTCGCGCCCGGCGCTATCGCCACGCCGATGAACGATATGGAAGAGGGCGACGCGAAACCCGGCTCGATGCCGAATATCCCGATAGCGCGCCCTGGCGAAACCGATGAGATTGCCAGCATTGTCGCGTGGCTGTGCTCTGAGGGCGCCACCTACACCACCGGCCAGTCGTTTATCATCGACGGCGGGTTTACGCTTGCCAACCCGCAGTTTAAACCGAAGGCTTAA
- the mglC gene encoding Galactoside transport system permease protein mglC yields MSALNKKSFLTYLKEGGIYVVLLVLLAIIIFQDPTFLSLLNLSNILTQSSVRIIIALGVAGLIVTQGTDLSAGRQVGLAAVVAATLLQSMENANKVFPEMATMPIPLVILIVCAIGAVIGLVNGVIIAYLNVTPFITTLGTMIIVYGINSLYYDFVGASPISGFDSGFSTFTQGFVALGSFRLSYITFYALIAVAFVWILWNKTRFGKNIFAIGGNPEAAKVSGVNVALNLLMIYALSGVFYAFGGMLEAGRIGSATNNLGFMYELDAIAACVVGGVSFSGGVGTVLGVVTGVIIFTVINYGLTYIGINPYWQYIIKGGIIIFAVALDSLKYARKK; encoded by the coding sequence ATGAGTGCGTTAAATAAGAAGAGTTTTCTCACTTATCTGAAAGAGGGCGGTATTTACGTCGTCCTTTTAGTGTTGCTGGCCATTATTATTTTCCAGGATCCAACGTTTTTAAGCCTGCTGAACTTAAGTAATATTCTGACCCAGTCATCGGTGCGTATTATTATCGCACTCGGCGTGGCGGGGCTGATTGTCACCCAGGGGACCGACCTTTCCGCAGGGCGCCAGGTGGGTCTGGCTGCGGTGGTGGCGGCGACGCTGCTGCAATCGATGGAAAACGCCAATAAGGTGTTCCCGGAAATGGCGACCATGCCGATTCCGCTGGTGATCCTGATTGTTTGCGCCATCGGCGCTGTGATTGGCCTGGTGAACGGCGTTATTATCGCGTACCTCAACGTGACGCCGTTTATTACCACCCTTGGCACCATGATCATCGTTTACGGTATTAACTCGCTGTATTACGACTTCGTGGGCGCGTCGCCGATTTCAGGCTTCGATTCCGGCTTCTCGACCTTTACGCAGGGCTTTGTGGCGCTCGGTAGTTTCAGGCTCTCCTACATTACGTTCTACGCGTTAATCGCCGTAGCGTTCGTCTGGATCCTGTGGAACAAAACCCGCTTCGGTAAAAACATTTTCGCTATCGGCGGCAACCCGGAAGCGGCGAAAGTCTCCGGCGTGAACGTGGCGCTGAACTTGCTGATGATTTATGCGCTCTCCGGCGTGTTCTACGCTTTCGGCGGGATGCTGGAAGCGGGCCGTATCGGCTCTGCCACCAACAACCTGGGCTTTATGTATGAGCTCGACGCCATCGCGGCATGCGTGGTGGGCGGCGTTTCCTTCAGCGGCGGCGTGGGTACGGTGCTTGGCGTGGTGACCGGCGTGATTATCTTCACCGTCATTAACTACGGCCTGACGTATATCGGTATTAACCCGTACTGGCAGTACATCATCAAGGGCGGGATTATTATTTTCGCGGTAGCGCTGGATTCCCTGAAATACGCGCGTAAAAAATAA
- the yohC gene encoding Inner membrane protein yohC produces MSGGVMNHVWGLLSHPFREMQMIRRENETVSHHYTHHVLIMAAIPVLCAFIGTTQIGWDFGDGNVVKLSLFTGFYLAVLFYALMLAGVAVMGRVIWWMARDYPRRPSLAGCMVFAGYVATPLFLSGIVALYPLVWLCALAGTLALLYTGYLLYIGIPAFLNINQEEGLRFSGSTLAIGVLLLEVLLALTVLLWGYGYRLF; encoded by the coding sequence GTGTCAGGGGGCGTTATGAACCATGTCTGGGGGCTTCTGTCCCATCCTTTCCGCGAAATGCAGATGATTCGTCGCGAAAACGAAACCGTGTCGCATCACTATACCCACCACGTACTCATCATGGCGGCCATTCCCGTGCTGTGCGCGTTTATCGGCACCACCCAGATTGGCTGGGATTTCGGCGACGGCAATGTGGTGAAGCTGTCGCTCTTTACCGGTTTTTATCTGGCTGTGCTGTTCTATGCGCTGATGCTGGCCGGTGTGGCGGTCATGGGGCGGGTCATCTGGTGGATGGCGCGCGACTATCCGCGCCGCCCGTCGCTCGCAGGCTGTATGGTCTTTGCGGGCTATGTGGCGACGCCGCTCTTTTTAAGCGGCATCGTGGCGCTCTATCCGCTGGTGTGGCTCTGCGCGCTGGCGGGCACGCTGGCGCTGCTTTATACCGGCTATCTGCTGTATATCGGCATTCCGGCGTTTCTCAATATTAACCAGGAAGAGGGGCTGCGCTTTTCCGGTTCAACGCTGGCTATCGGCGTGCTGCTGCTGGAAGTGTTGCTGGCCCTGACGGTCCTGCTGTGGGGCTACGGTTATCGTCTGTTCTGA
- the yohK gene encoding Inner membrane protein yohK: MIQNIWWSLPLTLLVFFAARKLAARLKSPLLNPLLVCMVVLIPFLMLAHIPYERYFQGSRILNDLLQPAVVALAFPLYEQLHQIRARWKSIITICFAGSVVAMVTGTSVALLMGASPEIAASVLPKSVTTPIAMAVGGSLGGIPAISAVCVIFVGILGAVFGHAVLNVMRIKTKSARGLAMGTASHALGTARCAELDYQEGAFSSLALVICGIITSLLAPFLFPLILAIWR, from the coding sequence ATGATCCAGAATATCTGGTGGTCGCTGCCGCTGACGCTGCTGGTGTTTTTCGCCGCCCGTAAGCTTGCCGCGCGTCTCAAAAGCCCGTTGCTCAATCCGCTGCTGGTCTGCATGGTGGTGTTGATCCCTTTTCTGATGCTGGCGCATATTCCTTATGAGCGCTATTTTCAGGGCAGCCGCATTCTGAATGATTTACTGCAACCCGCCGTGGTGGCCCTGGCGTTCCCGCTGTATGAACAGCTGCACCAGATCCGCGCGCGCTGGAAATCGATTATCACGATTTGTTTCGCCGGGAGCGTGGTGGCGATGGTCACCGGCACCTCTGTTGCGCTGTTAATGGGCGCCAGCCCGGAGATCGCGGCATCGGTGCTGCCGAAATCCGTGACCACGCCGATTGCGATGGCCGTGGGCGGAAGCCTCGGCGGCATTCCTGCCATCAGCGCCGTTTGCGTGATTTTCGTGGGTATTCTCGGCGCGGTGTTCGGCCATGCCGTGCTGAATGTGATGCGAATAAAAACCAAATCCGCACGCGGGCTCGCGATGGGCACCGCCTCGCACGCCCTGGGTACGGCGCGCTGCGCGGAGCTGGATTACCAGGAAGGCGCGTTCAGTTCGCTGGCGCTGGTGATCTGCGGCATTATCACGTCACTGCTGGCGCCTTTTTTGTTCCCGCTTATTCTGGCGATATGGCGCTAA
- the yohD gene encoding Inner membrane protein yohD, giving the protein MDINNLIEQYGYVTLLLGSLAEGETVTLLGGVAAHEGLLRFPLVVLVVALGGMIGDQALYLLGRRFGTRALERFSGKQKQIARAQTLIQRHPAWFVIGTRFMYGFRIVGPLLIGASRVPPKLFVPLNILGALVWATLFTTLGYLGGQVIEPWLHRLDHHLKQLVWVALAVGIVLLLRWLWRKRSSRED; this is encoded by the coding sequence ATGGATATCAATAACCTGATTGAGCAGTACGGTTATGTGACGCTCTTACTGGGCAGCCTTGCCGAAGGCGAAACGGTCACGCTGCTGGGCGGCGTGGCGGCGCATGAAGGGCTGCTGCGCTTTCCGCTGGTGGTGCTGGTGGTGGCGCTCGGCGGCATGATTGGCGACCAGGCGCTTTACCTGTTAGGCCGTCGGTTCGGCACCCGGGCACTTGAGCGCTTTTCCGGCAAGCAAAAGCAAATCGCCCGTGCGCAGACGCTTATTCAGCGCCATCCGGCGTGGTTTGTGATTGGCACGCGCTTTATGTATGGCTTTCGCATTGTCGGCCCGCTGTTAATCGGCGCGAGCCGGGTTCCGCCGAAGCTCTTTGTGCCGCTGAATATTCTCGGGGCGCTGGTCTGGGCGACGCTGTTCACTACGCTGGGTTATCTGGGCGGACAGGTCATCGAGCCGTGGCTGCATCGCCTCGATCATCATCTCAAACAGCTGGTATGGGTGGCGCTGGCGGTGGGCATTGTGCTGCTGCTGCGCTGGCTGTGGCGTAAACGCAGCAGCAGAGAGGATTAA
- the cdd gene encoding Cytidine deaminase, producing MHPRFKTAFAQLPAALQAALAPLIADIHFPAMLNAEQVADIRRQSGLDDDALAFALLPLAAACAQTEISHFNVGAVARGLSGSLYFGANMEFRGAAMQQTIHAEQSAITHAWMRGETGLAAITVNYTPCGHCRQFMNELNSGLTLRINLPGRAPSQLGDYLPDAFGPRDLDIKTLIFDTENHGYAIEGDALAQAAIAAANRSHAPYSQSPSGLAIETRDSAVFTGSYAENAAFNPSLPPLQAALNLLSLNGYAWADIKRVALAELNEATIVQRDATAATLNALGFTGLERVTLA from the coding sequence ATGCACCCACGTTTTAAAACTGCCTTCGCACAGCTGCCGGCAGCGCTGCAAGCCGCGCTGGCGCCGCTGATTGCCGATATTCATTTCCCGGCGATGCTGAACGCTGAACAGGTCGCTGACATTCGCCGCCAGAGCGGTCTGGATGATGACGCGCTGGCCTTCGCGCTGCTGCCTTTAGCCGCCGCCTGCGCGCAGACTGAGATTTCTCATTTTAATGTGGGCGCTGTGGCCCGCGGCCTGAGCGGCAGCCTCTATTTTGGCGCCAACATGGAGTTTCGCGGCGCGGCGATGCAGCAGACCATTCACGCCGAGCAGAGCGCCATTACCCACGCCTGGATGCGCGGCGAAACCGGTCTTGCGGCCATTACCGTTAACTACACGCCGTGCGGCCACTGCCGTCAGTTTATGAATGAGCTGAACAGCGGGCTTACCCTTCGCATTAATCTGCCGGGGCGCGCGCCTTCACAGCTTGGCGATTACCTGCCGGACGCCTTCGGCCCGCGCGATCTTGATATTAAGACGCTGATTTTTGATACCGAAAATCATGGCTATGCGATTGAGGGCGACGCGCTGGCTCAGGCGGCGATCGCCGCGGCTAACCGCAGCCATGCGCCTTACAGCCAGTCGCCTTCCGGGCTCGCGATTGAAACCCGGGACAGCGCGGTCTTTACCGGCAGCTATGCCGAAAACGCGGCGTTTAACCCTTCGCTGCCGCCCTTGCAGGCTGCGCTGAACCTGCTGAGCCTGAACGGCTACGCGTGGGCGGATATCAAGCGCGTCGCGCTTGCCGAACTGAACGAGGCGACCATCGTTCAGCGTGATGCCACCGCTGCGACCCTGAACGCGCTGGGCTTCACCGGCCTTGAGCGGGTTACGCTCGCCTGA
- the dusC gene encoding tRNA-dihydrouridine synthase C, with protein sequence MAPLFLTGSVMRVLLAPMEGVLDSLVRELLTGVNDYDLCITEFLRVVDSLLPVKSFYKLCPELHHESRTPSGTRVRVQLLGQHPQWLAENAARAVALGSWGVDLNCGCPSKLVNGSGGGATLLKDPDLIYRGAKAMREAVPAHLPVTVKIRLGWDSGARRFEIADAVQQAGATELVVHGRTKEDGYKAERINWAAIGEIRERLTIPVIANGEIWDYASAQACMAETGCDAVMIGRGALNVPNLSRVIKYNEPRMPWPEVVQLLQQYTRLEKQGDTGMYHVARIKQWLGYLRKEYAEATELFREIRALTTSAAIADAINRH encoded by the coding sequence ATAGCGCCTCTTTTTTTAACGGGTAGCGTTATGCGTGTTTTACTGGCGCCGATGGAAGGCGTGCTTGATTCTCTGGTGCGCGAACTGCTCACCGGCGTGAACGATTACGATCTCTGCATCACCGAGTTTCTGCGCGTGGTGGACAGCCTGCTGCCGGTGAAATCGTTTTATAAACTCTGCCCGGAGCTGCATCACGAGAGCCGCACGCCGTCCGGCACGCGGGTGCGTGTGCAACTGCTCGGCCAGCATCCGCAGTGGCTTGCGGAAAACGCCGCCCGCGCGGTGGCGCTGGGCTCCTGGGGCGTTGACCTCAACTGCGGCTGCCCGTCTAAGCTTGTGAACGGCAGCGGCGGCGGCGCCACGCTTCTAAAAGACCCGGATCTTATCTATCGCGGCGCGAAAGCGATGCGCGAAGCCGTGCCTGCGCACCTGCCGGTAACGGTGAAAATCCGTCTCGGCTGGGACAGCGGCGCGCGCCGTTTTGAAATCGCCGATGCCGTCCAGCAGGCGGGCGCGACGGAGCTGGTGGTGCACGGGCGCACTAAAGAAGATGGCTATAAAGCGGAGCGGATTAACTGGGCGGCGATTGGCGAAATCCGCGAGCGGTTGACGATCCCGGTTATCGCCAATGGCGAAATCTGGGATTACGCCAGCGCGCAGGCCTGCATGGCAGAGACGGGCTGCGACGCGGTGATGATAGGCCGCGGCGCGCTCAACGTGCCGAATTTAAGCCGCGTGATTAAATATAACGAGCCGCGTATGCCCTGGCCGGAAGTGGTGCAATTGCTGCAACAGTACACCCGGCTTGAGAAACAGGGCGATACGGGCATGTACCACGTAGCGCGCATCAAGCAGTGGCTGGGCTATCTGCGTAAAGAGTACGCCGAGGCGACAGAGCTTTTCCGCGAAATCCGCGCGTTAACCACCTCAGCGGCTATTGCCGACGCCATCAACCGTCACTGA
- the sanA gene encoding Protein sanA gives MLDRWISWKTAPYVYDELQDLPWRQVGVVLGTAKYYRTGVINQYYRYRIQGALNAYNSGKVNYLLLSGDNAQQSYNEPMTMRKDLIAAGVDPADIVLDYAGFRTLDSIVRTRRVFDTNDFIIITQRFHCERALFIALHMGIQAQCYAVPSPKNMLSVRVREFGARLGALADLYIFKREPRFLGPLVPIPALSEVPDDAQGYPAVTPEQMLELQKKK, from the coding sequence CTGCTCGACCGCTGGATCAGCTGGAAAACCGCGCCTTACGTCTATGACGAGCTACAGGATTTGCCCTGGCGGCAGGTGGGCGTGGTGCTCGGCACCGCCAAATATTATCGCACCGGCGTCATTAATCAGTATTACCGCTACCGCATTCAGGGCGCGCTGAACGCCTATAACAGCGGCAAGGTGAATTACCTGCTGCTGAGCGGCGATAATGCCCAGCAGAGCTATAACGAGCCGATGACGATGCGCAAGGATTTGATAGCCGCAGGCGTCGATCCGGCGGATATCGTGCTGGATTACGCCGGTTTCCGCACGCTCGATTCTATCGTTCGCACCCGTCGGGTGTTTGATACCAACGATTTCATCATTATTACCCAGCGTTTCCATTGCGAGCGCGCGCTGTTTATCGCGCTGCATATGGGCATCCAGGCGCAGTGCTATGCGGTGCCGTCGCCGAAAAATATGCTGTCGGTGCGCGTACGCGAGTTCGGCGCGCGTTTAGGCGCGCTGGCGGATCTCTATATCTTTAAGCGCGAGCCGCGTTTTCTCGGCCCGCTGGTGCCGATCCCCGCCCTTAGCGAAGTGCCCGACGACGCGCAGGGTTACCCTGCCGTGACGCCCGAGCAGATGCTGGAATTGCAGAAGAAGAAGTAA
- the yohJ gene encoding UPF0299 membrane protein yohJ, giving the protein MPGSIIGMLILFVLLAFQILPAKWVQPACNLLIRYMALLFVPVGIGVMQYFDVLQAQFGPVVVSCFISTLVVFMVVSWSAHLAHGERKVVGQERSREK; this is encoded by the coding sequence ATCCCCGGCAGCATCATCGGCATGCTGATTCTTTTTGTGCTGCTCGCCTTTCAGATCCTGCCTGCAAAGTGGGTTCAGCCCGCCTGCAATCTACTGATCCGTTATATGGCGCTGCTGTTTGTGCCGGTGGGTATTGGCGTGATGCAATATTTCGACGTGCTGCAGGCGCAGTTCGGCCCGGTGGTGGTCTCCTGCTTTATCAGTACGCTGGTGGTGTTTATGGTGGTGAGCTGGAGCGCGCATCTGGCGCACGGCGAGCGCAAAGTGGTAGGCCAGGAAAGGAGCCGTGAGAAATGA
- the dld gene encoding D-lactate dehydrogenase, with protein sequence MTPTSGNHEVIAELTRITGASHLLTDPAKTARYRKGFRSGQGEALAVVFPGTLLELWRVLEVCVASDKIILMQAANTGLTEGSTPNGNDYDRDIIIISTLRLDKLHLLDNGEQILAYPGTTLWQLERALKPLGREPHSVIGSSCIGASVMGGICNNSGGALVHRGPAYTEMALFAQIDDTGRLRLVNHLGIDLGQTPEQILGRLDDDRIDPTAVRHDERQASDRHYIERVRDIEADSPARYNANPERLFEASGCAGKLAVFAVRLDTFEAEKRQEVFYIGTNQPDVLTHIRRHILANFQSLPVAGEYMHRDIYDIAERYGKDTFLMINKLGTDKMPFFFTTKGRTDAWLEKVPFIKPHFTDRVMQKLGGLFPGHLPPRMKSWRDKYEHHLLLKMAGDGIEEARSWLTSFFKEAEGDFFACTAEEGSKAFLHRFAAAGAAVRYHAVHADEVEDILALDIALRRNDTEWFEHLPPEIDSKLVHKLYYGHFFCHVFHQDYIVKKGVDAHALKEEMLALLRARGAQYPAEHNVGHLYEAPESLKQFYKANDPTNSMNPGIGKTSKQKYWGEPDGIAQTPDEHTAR encoded by the coding sequence CTGACACCAACCTCCGGTAACCATGAGGTTATCGCGGAGCTGACCCGCATTACCGGCGCCAGCCATCTTCTCACCGACCCGGCCAAAACCGCCCGTTACCGCAAAGGCTTTCGCTCAGGTCAGGGCGAGGCGCTGGCCGTCGTTTTTCCCGGTACGCTGCTGGAATTATGGCGCGTTCTGGAAGTTTGCGTCGCCAGCGACAAAATAATTCTGATGCAGGCGGCCAACACCGGCCTGACGGAAGGCTCGACGCCGAACGGCAACGACTACGATCGCGACATTATTATTATCAGTACGCTGCGCCTCGATAAGCTGCACCTGCTGGATAACGGCGAGCAGATCCTCGCTTACCCCGGCACCACGCTCTGGCAGCTGGAGCGCGCGCTGAAGCCGCTCGGACGTGAGCCGCACTCGGTGATTGGCTCCTCGTGCATCGGCGCCTCGGTGATGGGCGGCATCTGTAATAATTCCGGCGGCGCGCTGGTGCATCGCGGCCCCGCCTATACCGAAATGGCGCTGTTCGCGCAGATAGACGACACCGGGCGGCTGCGTCTGGTGAATCATCTGGGCATCGATCTCGGCCAGACGCCGGAGCAGATCCTGGGCCGCCTTGACGATGACCGCATTGATCCGACCGCCGTGCGCCATGACGAGCGCCAGGCTTCCGATCGTCATTATATTGAGCGCGTGCGCGATATCGAAGCCGACAGCCCGGCGCGCTACAACGCCAACCCGGAGCGGCTCTTTGAAGCCTCCGGCTGCGCCGGTAAGCTTGCCGTGTTCGCGGTGCGTCTCGATACGTTCGAAGCCGAAAAACGCCAGGAGGTGTTTTATATCGGCACCAATCAGCCTGACGTGCTGACCCATATTCGCCGTCATATTCTCGCGAATTTCCAGAGTCTGCCGGTCGCGGGCGAATATATGCATCGCGATATCTACGACATCGCCGAGCGCTACGGGAAAGACACGTTCCTGATGATCAACAAACTCGGCACCGACAAAATGCCGTTCTTCTTCACGACTAAAGGCCGCACCGACGCCTGGCTTGAGAAAGTGCCGTTCATCAAACCGCACTTTACCGACCGCGTGATGCAAAAACTGGGCGGGTTATTCCCCGGTCATTTGCCGCCGCGCATGAAAAGCTGGCGCGATAAATATGAGCATCATCTGCTGCTTAAAATGGCGGGCGACGGCATTGAAGAAGCGCGCAGCTGGCTGACGAGCTTCTTTAAAGAGGCCGAAGGCGATTTCTTCGCCTGCACGGCAGAAGAAGGCAGCAAAGCGTTTCTCCACCGCTTTGCGGCGGCGGGCGCGGCGGTGCGTTATCACGCGGTGCACGCCGACGAGGTGGAAGATATTCTGGCGCTGGATATCGCGCTGCGACGCAACGATACCGAGTGGTTCGAACACCTGCCGCCGGAGATCGACAGCAAACTCGTGCACAAGCTCTATTACGGCCACTTCTTCTGCCATGTTTTCCATCAGGATTACATCGTCAAAAAAGGCGTGGATGCGCATGCGCTGAAAGAAGAGATGCTGGCGCTGCTGCGCGCGCGCGGCGCGCAATACCCGGCGGAACATAACGTCGGCCATCTCTACGAAGCGCCGGAAAGCTTAAAACAGTTTTATAAGGCTAATGACCCGACCAACAGCATGAACCCCGGCATCGGCAAAACCTCGAAGCAGAAATACTGGGGTGAGCCGGACGGGATCGCACAAACGCCAGACGAGCATACCGCCCGCTGA
- the pat gene encoding Phosphinothricin N-acetyltransferase: protein MENLTASKAAIRDVTPEDIEAICAIYGWHVEHGRASFEETPPTLDEMSARVNAVTQQDLPWLVAEIDDIVVGYSYASPWRPRPAYRYTLEESIYIDASMVGRGIGSRLLQALIERCEQGPWRQLMAVIGDGENNRGSTRLHRLLGFEVVGSLRSVGFKFGGWRDTLIMQRPLNQGDWTLPE from the coding sequence GTGGAAAATCTCACGGCGTCAAAAGCCGCGATTCGTGACGTTACGCCGGAAGATATCGAGGCTATCTGCGCCATTTACGGCTGGCATGTCGAACACGGTCGCGCTTCCTTTGAAGAAACGCCCCCTACCCTTGATGAGATGAGCGCGCGCGTCAACGCCGTCACGCAGCAGGATTTGCCCTGGCTTGTGGCGGAGATCGACGACATCGTGGTCGGCTACAGTTATGCCTCGCCCTGGCGCCCGCGCCCTGCGTATCGCTATACCCTCGAAGAATCGATTTATATCGACGCCAGCATGGTCGGGCGCGGCATCGGCAGCCGTCTGTTGCAGGCGCTGATCGAGCGCTGCGAGCAAGGCCCGTGGCGTCAGCTGATGGCGGTGATTGGCGATGGCGAAAATAATCGCGGCTCGACGCGTCTGCACCGGCTGCTGGGGTTTGAAGTGGTGGGGAGTTTGCGCAGCGTCGGGTTTAAATTCGGCGGCTGGCGCGACACGCTGATTATGCAGCGTCCGCTCAATCAGGGAGACTGGACGCTGCCGGAATAG